One genomic region from Acidimicrobiales bacterium encodes:
- a CDS encoding SpoIIE family protein phosphatase, whose product MHGGGCGGPSGRHGAGRLRLGGAPPPAMVRRASGIVEELPATGITLGVVDDLGGKAQRLTLEKGDLMVMHTDGLTEVRDSAGTFYGEERPAGVIERDK is encoded by the coding sequence CTGCACGGCGGTGGTTGCGGTGGTCCGTCGGGGCGGCATGGCGCAGGTCGCCTTCGCCTCGGCGGGGCACCCCCCCCGGCGATGGTGCGCCGCGCCAGCGGTATCGTCGAGGAGTTGCCGGCGACGGGTATCACGCTCGGTGTCGTCGACGACCTAGGCGGAAAGGCGCAGAGGTTGACGCTGGAGAAAGGCGACTTGATGGTGATGCACACCGATGGTCTGACGGAGGTGCGCGACTCAGCCGGGACGTTCTACGGCGAGGAACGGCCGGCAGGCGTCATCGAGCGGGACAAATGA